In the Agromyces flavus genome, GCGGACGGTCCGGGCGGATGCTGGAGGGCACCGGTGAGTCGCTTCAGCTGGTCCACGAGCTCCTCGTCGACCAGCTCCTCGTCCTCACTCTGCTCGGCGTCCGCGATCAGCTGACTGGCCGGGCCGAGGAGAAGGGTCGCGTGTCCGACCGAGCCGTCCTCCTCACGCGTCGGAATCTCGAACGTGGCCGCGGTCGCCGCCTTCGCGAGCATCTGCGCGTACTGGAGCAGAGCGTGGGCGATCTCCGAGCCCGTCAGGATCGAGTCTCCCGCGTAGTAGATCCGATGCATGATCCCTGAATACGCGATCGCCGCCGACGGCGACAGGGCTTGACCCGCTCGGGTCGCCCGGTCTCACGAGATGAGCGGGGCGGACGCCGCGTAGCGGTCGAGCACGATGTCGACGAGCTCCCGCGGGGCGGGTGCATCCGGCACGAGCAGCGGCTGGGCGGTCACGTCGGCGCCGGCGGCACGCGCGAGGTCGTCGAAGTAGCCGGGCGCGAGCAGGTAGTTGGCGACGACGACCCGCGCTGATGTGGCATCCGCTCGCGCCGCCGCGACCGCGTCGGGCAGGCGCGGCTCGGCGGCCGAGAGGAAGCCCACGAGGACGTCGCGACCGGATGCCTCGGCGAGTCGCCTCGCCTGGTCGCGGCAGTCCTCGACCGCGCGTCGGTCGCTGGAGCCCGCGACCGCGAGCACGATCCGGTCGTCGGCTCCCAGGCCGGCCTCCTCGAGCCTCCGCAGCAGCAGTGCGGCGAGCCGGTCGTCGGGGCCGAGCGCTCCCGCGAGCACCACGGGGCGGGTCGTCTCGTCGGCGACCGCCTCCGTGAGATCGACGTACACGTGGTACCCCGCCGAGAGCAGCAGGGGCACGACGACCGCGGGCTCACCCGCGCCGAGCGAGGCGAGGGTCGCGGGGACGTCGGGCTGCTCGACGTCGACGTGGCCGAGCCGCACGCTCGGCGTGCCATCCGGATGCCGCTGCGCCAGCGCCTGGGCGAGGGCGTCGTGCAGCCCGCGCACGGCGCGCCGGCCCTCGGGCGAGGATGTGCCGTGCGAGATGCCGACGAGGGCGGGGGGCCGGTCGCTCATGCGTCCATGCTCGCAAACCGATGGGGTGCGCGTCGCCGCATGACGGCGGCGTCAGAAGCTGGTGACGAGATCGCCGAGCACCTCGTCGATCTCGGTCGGGTCGGTCGCGTCGTAGTAGTGGGCGCCAGTCGCACTCGAGATGGACTGCAGCGTCTTCACGTCGGCGTCGGCGCCGTACGCGAGCGTGAACACGAGCACCGGAGTGGTGTGGTGCAGGTCCTCGAGGGTCGCGATCATCTGCGCCGAGGTCGTGCTCGGCGCCTCGGTCTCGTTCCGGCCGTCGCTCAGCAGCACGATCGCGTTGATGCGATCGGGGTCGTAGTCGTCGCCCTGCTGCTTCGCGAACGTGTCGACCGCCTCGTACAGCGGCGTCCACTCGATGGGCTGGAGCTTCGCCAGCGCCGCCTCGAACCGGTCGCGGGTGTCGGCGATGTCGTCGACCGCGCTCACCTCGCCGGGCGCGAGCGGGTTCGCGTCGACCTCGGAGAACGCGGCCAGGCCGACGTGGTCGCCGTCGGCGAAGTGGTCGAGCGCCTGCGAGATCGCGGCCTTCGCCGCCTCGAGCTTGGTCGCGCCCGTGGAGATCCGATCGCCCATCGAACCCGAGACGTCGACGAGGAACAGCACGTTGGCTCGCTTGCGCACGTCGGGGAACGCCTCGTGCATGGCCACGACGACGGTCGGCTCGGGGAACGCGAGGCCGCCTCGGGGCGTCTCGGCGAGTGCGCCGACGCTCGCGACGCCGGGGTCGAGCTCGCGATTCAGGTCGCGGTACCCCGTCTCGCGCACGATCGCCTGCCCCTCCTCGGTGGTCGCGAACCGCAAGAAGTCCTCCGCGGCGGCCGCCTCGGCCTCATCCACCCAGGCACCGGTGAGCACCACCGCGGGATTGTCGGCGACGTAGAACCCGTCGGTCGGGTAGATCGGCACGAGCTGCTCGGCGGGCGGCTCGCTCTCGATCCGGGTCACGCCGTCGCGGCTCGTGATGCCGCGGTTGTAGTCCCAGACCGACTTCTCGTCGACGATGACGGCCGAGAGGAAGTCCGCGGCCGATCCGCCCTTGTCCTCTGCCTGACGGGCGTGCCAGAGGAAGTGCTCGGGCGTGGCCATGTAGTGGCTCGTCGCGAGCTCGTGCTGCCGGACCTCGTCGGTGATCTCGTCGTCGGCGATGTCGTCGGCGGAGAGCTCGGCGACTGAGCCCGCGGCCGCCCCGTAGGAGGCGAGCATCGCGGCCTCGCCCGAGCTCGCGACGAGCGGGCTGGTCTTGCCGAGCTTGAACTCGCCCCACTCGGGGTGGTCGAGGTCGTTCCAGACCTCCTCGTCGTCGGCGGTCGCGAACACGTCGGCCCAGGTCGGCGGCTCCTCGTCCCACCCGATCGCCGAGGCGAGCTCCTCGGGCATCGCGAGCACGATGTCGGAGGAGCCGATGCTCTCGCCCTCCTCGGGCACGTTCGCCGAGCCGCCGGCCTCGCGGGCGATGCCGAGCCACGAGCTCGCATCGGGGATCCACAGCGTCGGGCGCTCGTCCTCGGGCAGCTCGGTGAAGCCGACCGCCGCCTCCTCGGCCGCGATGCCCGACTTGTCCTTCGTGGCGACGACGGTGACGCACGAGCCGTCGACGTTCCGCGGCTCGGCGTTGTAGGCCTCGGCGAGCGTCGAGACCATCTCGGCGTTCTCGAACGACGACAGCGCCCGCACGGTCGTGCACGGCTCCGTTCCAGGGGTGGGTGCGGGCTCGTCGGAGGGGAACACGATCGGCTCGGGCTGGGCGGTCTCGGCCGGGGCTGCAGTGGTGCCGCCCTGGCTGCCGAGCATGGCCGCGGTGACGGCGCCGCCGACGGCCAGCAGCGCGACGACGGCCACTGCGGCGCCGATCCACAGCGCGCGCTGGCGCCGCCGTCGGCCCTCCTCGCGGATCCGACGGCGGTCGCGTCGTGCGGGAACGGTCTCCGGTGCGTCGCGCATCGCTCGTCCTCCAGTCGGCGGCTGCCTCGTTGGTGAGCCTAGCTCAGCGCCCCCCGAATGGGGCCCGACCATCCTGTCACGCAGCGGAACCTCATCAACCGGTCGAGTTGAGGAGGCCGACGATCACGGCCGTCCACCACGCGACCTGCGAGACGATCGCGCTCCCGACGAAGCCCGCTCGCGCGCGCGGCGGAAGGGAGGCGAACCGTGCGTTCCCCGGCAACCGGGCGAGAGCGTGGGTCCAGTGCGTGAGAGCGACGCCGTTGAGCGCGAGCACGAGCACGGCGGCCATCTTCACGAGCGTCGCGGGCTGCTGCAGGTCGGGCTCGAGCAGCGCTCCGCTCACGAGCAACCCGCCGAGTCCGACCCAGACGGGCAGGATCATCGTGCGATCGGCCTGGCGGAGTTCGCGCACGCTGCTCCATCCGGTGGCCCACAGCAGGGCGTGCCACTCGATCATGAGCACCGCGCCGAGCCCGACGACGAGCGAGGCGAGGTGCACGAACAGCGCGATCCCGTGCAGCCAGTCGGGCGGCGTGACGACCGCCGCCGCCCAGACGGTGACGGCCCACGCGGCGGCGACACCGGCGTACGCGACGAGCCGGCGCCGCCTGCTGCGCGCCCGCTTCTCCCTGAGGGTCATCGTCACGCCCGACCGCCCGTTTCGCCGGCGTGCCGCTCTCACGGACACGCGTCCGATTGCGTCAGCCCTCACACTATCCGGGACCAGCCGCCGGATGTCGCGACCGCGCGGCGCTGTGGACAGCTCGCGGACGTGGCTACTCCACGACCAGAGCGAGCGAGGTGTCGCCGCAGGGGACGACGTCGGCCCCGCCCGGCAGCGGCGCGGCATCCGTCGCCCGACCCTCGGCCTCGGCCTCGCGGAGCGGGGCGAGCGCGTCGGCGAGCCCGTCGAGCCGGAGCAACGCACCGGTCGCGCGGTGGGTGTCGGTCGACGCCACGATGCGGCCCGACGCGTTCACGATCGTGCACGTGCGGTCGGCGGCGCGGAGCACCGGCAGCAGCGCCTGCTCGAGGCGAGCGACGTAGACGTCGGCGCCCACCAGGCCGGCCATCTCGCCGTCGACGACGACGGGCGTGGTGATCGTGACGGTGTAGTCGTCGGTGCAGAGGTAGTCCACGTACGGGCCGGTGAGGTGCCGGCGGCCGGTGCGCGCCGGCACGCGCCACCACTCCAGCGTGGTGTAATCGCGGAACGCTTCGGCATCGGGATCGCTCACGGCGTCGAGGCGGCGCAGGCCCCCGCCGGTCTGCTCGACGCGGAACGGCGACGCACCGCTCAGCCACCACGCGAGGTGCCAGGGCGCGTCGGGGAGGAAGCCCGGCGCCGCGACGAATCCGGCTCCGGTGATGAGCGTGCCCGGCCGCTCGAGCTCGCCCGCGACGAGGTCGGCGACGAGCGGATCGAATGAGGCGGCGCGCGGGTCGTCGTCGGCCTCGAGCGCCTGCTCGACGCGGGTGCGCCATTCCTCGATCACGGCGAACACCGGGTCGATGGTCGCGGCGATGCGCTGCGCGATCCCGGTCGACGTGTCCACGAGCGTCATGACCGGCTCCCTTCGGTCGTGGATGCCGCCTCGAGCCGGGCCTTCTCGTCGACGAGCCACTCGACGGCGGACGTGATGTGCTCGACCGTCGCGGCGCGTGCGGATGCGGCATCCGCTCGCCGGATCGCGTCGATCACCTCGAGGCGTACCTCTCTGCTGCGGTCACGGTACTCCTGTTGCCGCAGGCAGAGCCAGAGCAGGGCGCCCGTCTCGGCCTGGAGGCGCAGCTCCTCGTGCACGAGCCGGGGCGACTGGCTCACGGCCGCCACCTCGAGCTGGAAGCTGCCGACGGCACGGCGGGCGCCGCCCGGGGTGGTGAGGTCGGCGCGCGCGTCGATGTCGACGAGGCTCTGCACGTCGTCGTCGCTGGCCCGATCGGCCGCCACCTCGGCGGCCATCCCGGCGATCGCGGCCACGTGCAGCGACAGGTCGCGCAGCTCGATGCGGCTCGCCGCGCGCAGCCGCGCGTCGATGAGGCGCGTGGACGTGTCGCGGTCGTAGGTGACGAAGCTGCCGCCGTCGCGACCTCGGCGCGTGCGCACGAGGCCCTTATGGCGGAGGGCGACGAGCGCCTCGCGCGCGGTGACGAGGGCGACGCCGAGCCTCCGCGCGAGGTCGTTCTCGCTGGGCAGGCGCTCGCCGTCGTGCAGCACGCCGGAGACGATCGCGTCGGTCAGGCGCTGCTCGACGAGCTCAGCGCGACCCGCGCCGTCGAGCGGCGAGAAGATGACGGCCCGGGCGGCATCGGCGCGAGCGCTGGCCTGCGGCATCCGTCCTCCTCGATGAGCGGCCCCGGCAACCCTCCCCCGGATTGGGGGCACCGGCCGGCGGATCCGTGATGCGACCGTAACACGAACCTCTGGACTATGACATATGAGTCCATATGATTTACAGCACGACCATCGAAGGAGATCGTCCATGACCGACCAGCAGCCGGCCATCAGGCTGACCGGGCTCACGAAGGAGTTCGGCGCCGTCACCGCCGTCGACCACGTCGATCTCGAGATCGCCGCGGGCGAGTTCTTCTCGATGCTGGGTCCGTCGGGCTCCGGCAAGACCACCGTGCTTCGGCTCATCGCCGGCTTCGAGCAGCCCACGAGCGGCACGATCGAGCTGTTCGGCACGGATGTCACGAAGCGGGCACCCTTCGACCGCGACGTCAACACCGTCTTCCAGGACTACGCGCTGTTCCCGCACATGTCGGTCCTCGAGAACGTCGCCTACGGACTCCGCGTGCGCGGCATCGGGCGCAAGGAGCGACTCGAGCGGGCGCGACGGGCCCTCGCCTCGGTTCGCCTCGAGCAGATGGGCGACCGCAAGCCGTCGCAGCTGTCGGGCGGTCAGCGCCAGCGCGTCGCGCTCGCGCGCGCGACGGTCGTCGAGCCCAAGGTGCTGCTGCTCGACGAGCCGCTCGGCGCGCTCGACCTCAAGCTCCGCGAGCAGATGCAGGTCGAGCTCAAGCAGATCCAGCGCGACCTCGGCATCACGTTCATCTTCGTGACCCACGACCAGGAGGAGGCGCTGACGCTCTCCGATCGGATCGCCGTCTTCAACGCCGGCAAGATCGAGCAGCTCGGCACGCCGAACGAGCTCTACGAACGGCCCACGTCGCGCTTCGTAGCCGACTTCGTCGGCACCTCGAACCTCTTCGACGACGAACGTTCCAAGACCATCCTCGGTCGCGACGGGCACCACTCGGTGCGTCCCGAGAAGATGACCGTCACGCGCGACGGCCTCGCAGGCGCCGGCGTGGTGAACATGCCGGGCACCGTCGTCGAGGCCATCTACCTCGGCAGCGGCGTGCGCCTCGTCGTCGACCTCGACGACGGCACGCGCGTGAGCGTGCTCGAGCAGAACGACCGCGGTCGCGTCCACGACGACGAGCGCGGCGACCGGGTCGTCGTCTCCTGGCACGACGACGACGTCGTGGCTCTCGGGCCCGGCGTCCTTCCCGGCATCTCCGGCTGAGCCAACCGCCCGGCCGAACCGACCCACCCGCACCTGCACCACCACCCGCACCACCTGCACCCCGCACAGAACAAGGAGACAACCATGATGCGAATGCGCACCGCCGCCCGCGGCGCGACCGTGGGGCTCGCGATCGCCTCGGTCGCGCTGCTCACGGCCTGCGGCACGTCCCAAGCCGGCTCGACCGGCGGCGAGGCCGCCGAGGAGCTCGGCGAGATGGAGGGCCAGCTCTCGGTCCTCGCCTGGCCCGGCTACGCAGAGGACGGCTCGAACGACCCCGAGGTCGACTGGGTGACCCCGTTCGAGGAGGACACGGGCTGCGAGGTCACCGTGAAGACCTTCGGCACGTCCGACGAGGCCGTCAACCTCATGAAGACGGGCGAGTACGACGTCGTGTCCGCATCCGGCGATGCGTCCCTGCGCCTCGTGGCTGCCGGCGACGTGCAGCCCGTCAACATGGAGCTCACGCCGAACTACGAGAACATCTACGACTTCCTCAAGGACAAGGCGTGGAACACCGTGGACGGTGAGAACTACGGCATGCCGCACGGCTACGGAGCCAACGTCCTCATGTACAGCACCGACGTCTTCCCCGAGGCCCCGACCTCGTGGAGCGTCGTGTTCGACGGCTCCGACGAATACGCCGGCAAGGTGACCGCGTACGACTCGCCGATCTACATCGCCGACGCCGCGATGTACCTCATGGAGCACGAGCCCGACCTCGGGATCGAGAACCCCTACGCCCTTGACGAGGAGCAGCTCGCGGCCGCCGTCGACCTGCTCAAGCAGCAGCGCGAGAACATCGGCGAGTACTGGTCGGACTACCTGAAGGAGATCCAGGCCTTCACGACCGGCGACACCGTGGTCGGCACGAGCTGGCAGGTCATCCAGAACGTCCTCGAGTCCGAGGGCGTCTCGACCGCCGTCACGCTGCCGGAGGAGGGCGCGACCGGATGGTCGGACACGTGGATGATCGCCTCCGACACCGAGAGCCCGAACTGCGCCTACGCGTGGCTCGACCACATCGCGAGCCCCGAGATCAACGCCGAGGCGACCGCGTACTTCGGCGAGGCCCCCTCGAGCGACGAGGCCTGCGAGTACCGCGAGGACTGCGAGGCGTACCACGCGGGTGACGCCGAGTACGCGTCGCAGATCTGGTACTGGACCACGCCGATCGAGGAGTGCATCGACGGTCGCACCGACGTGAAGTGCACCGACTACTCGGCGTGGACTGCGGCATGGCAGGAGATCAAGGGCTGACGCCCTTCCCGACCGGGGCGGCCCCGCGACGCCGGGGCCGCCCCATCCCGAACCTTCTCGACAGGAACGCTGCATGACGACGAACGCCCCTCCGCGGCATCCGCTCCCGGCCCCTCGCGACTCGGTCGCGCGCAAGGGGTCGGCCTTCCTGGCCACGCACCCGCGCGCACGACTGGCGTTCCTGCTGACCGCGCCGCTGTTCTGGCTGGTCATCGTCTACATCGTGGCGCTGGTGCTGCTGCTCGTGACCGCCTTCTGGTCGGTCGACAGCTTCACCGGCGAGATCACCACCGAGTTCACGCTCGACAACATCATCGAGGTGCTCACCGGCTCGCTCTACCAGACGGTGACGCTGCGCACGGTGGGCGTCGCGCTCCTCGTCACGCTCATCGACGTCGCGCTCGCCCTGCCGATCGCGTTCTTCATGGCGAAGGTCGCGTCGCCACGCATGCAGCGCGTCCTCGTCATCCTGGTGCTGACCCCGCTGTGGGCGTCGTACCTCGTGAAGGCGTACGCGTGGCGTTCGGTGCTCTCGCAGGAGGGCATCCTCGAGTGGCTGCTCGCACCGTTCGGAGGCCACACGCCGGGCTACGGCCTGCCCGCGACGGTCATCACGCTGTCGTACCTGTGGCTGCCGTACGTGATCCTGCCGATCTACGCGGGGCTCGAGCGCGTGCCCGACTCGCTGCTCGAGGCGTCGGGCGACCTCGGCGGGAAGACGTGGCCCACGCTGCGCCTCGTGGTCCTGCCGCTGGTGTTCCCCGCGATCATCGCGGGCACCATCTTCAGCTTCGCGCTCTCGCTCGGCGACTACATCACGGTGAACATCGTCGGCGGCGCGAGCCAGATGCTCGGCAACCTCGTCTACACGAACGTCGGCGCGGCGAACAACCTGCCGCTGGCCTCCGCGATCGCCCTCATCCCGATCGTGATCATCTTCGGCTACCTCTTCCTCGTGCGTCGCACCGGCGCACTCGACAACCTCTAGGGGCGACGGATGCGACTCTCGAAGGCCTCCCGCACGATCCTCGGCGTGGTCACGGCGATCATCCTCGTCGTCGTCTACGTGCCGCTGCTCGTCGTGCTCGTGAACTCGTTCTCGACATCGACGTCGCTGACGTGGCCGCCGCCCGGCTTCACGCTTGAGTGGTGGGGGCGCGCGTTCTCGAGCGCGGGCGCCGTCGAGGCCGTGTCGACGAGCGTGCAGATCGCCGCCATCGCCACGGTGATCTCGCTCGTGCTGGGCACGCTCATCTCCCTCGCGCTGCAGCGATTCTCGTTCTTCGGCAGCGACGCCATCAGCCTGCTCGTGATCCTGCCGATCGCGCTGCCCGGCATCATCACGGGTATCGCGCTCAACAACTTCTTCCGCACGATCATGGGCGTGCCGCTGTCGATCTGGACGGTCGTGATCGCGCACGCGACCTTCTGCATCGTGACGGTGTTCAACAACGTCATCGCGCGACTGCGCCGTCAGGGCACGAACCTCGAGGAGGCGTCGAGCGACCTCGGCGCCGGCGTCTGGACCACATTCCGCCTCGTGACGTTCCCGCAGTTGCGCTCGGCGCTCCTCGCGGGCGGCCTGCTCGCCTTCGCGCTGTCGTTCGACGAGATCATCGTGACGACGTTCACCGCGGGATCGGGCGTGACGACGCTGCCGATCTTCATCCTGAACAACATGTTCCGGCCGAACCAGGCTCCGATCGTGTCGGTGATCGCGGTCGTGCTGGTCATCGTGTCGATCGTGCCCATCTACCTGGCGCAGAGGCTGTCGGGCGAGCGCGAGCAGAAGGCGCCGTAGCGGGGGCAGAATGAGGGGCATGGATGCCGCGCTGCCGTCCTCGTTCACCGCGTCGCTGCCCTCGTGGCTGGTCGAGGAGCTTCCGCGGCTCGGGTCGACGCCGTTGCCCGACGACGATGCCCGGGTGGGGCTCGCGATCGAGCTGGCCGACCGGAACTGGCGGGCAGGCAGTGGCGGTCCGTTCGCGGCGCTCGTGGTCGACGCGGCATCCGGTGAACTCGTCTCGGCGGGCGTCAACCTGGTGCTCTCGAGCGGACTCAGCTCGACGCATGCAGAGGTGACGGCACTCAGCCTCGCCCAGACGCGCCTCGGTCGGTGGGACCTGGGCGCACAGGGCGCGGAGCTGGAGCTCATCGTCAACTGGGCGCCATGCGTCATGTGCTACGGGGCGACGATGTGGTCGGGCGTTCGGCGCCTCGTGATCGCCGGGCACGGCGACGAGTGCATGGAGCTCACCGGCTTCGACGAGGGACCGATGCCCGAGGACTGGATCGGGGAGTTCGAGCGCCGCGGCATCCGCGTGCGCTCTGGCGTTCGCCGCGATGAGGCGATCGAGGTGTTCCGGGCGTTCGGCGCGTCGGACGCCGTCGTGTACAACGCACGAGGCCGGTCCGAACGCTAGGGTCCGGACCGGCCCCGGTCTCCACTGCGGGTCAGCGCTCACCGTGGTCGTGCGGGCCACCGTGTCCGCGGTGATGATCGCGGCGGCGGCCCCGGTGGTCGTCGAGGTGGACGTGGACGTGCACCTCGCGCTCGCCGTGGGGGTGACGGTGGTGGCCGTGCCCGTGGTGGTGGGGCTCGTGCGCCGCGCCGTGGCCCCGGTGGTCGTCACGCTCGTCGAACGCCCAGGGTGGCGTGCCGAAGCGGCCGAACCCGCCGAACCCACGGGCACGGCGTGCGCCCCAGGGTCGTCCCGGCCCGCGGCGACCGAACCGGCCGCGCCCGCGCGGGATGCCGGGGCTGGACTCGTCCCAGCCGAGCGCGCGCGCCATGGCCTCGAGGCTCGCGAGGGTCGTGGCGTAGTCGTCGGATGACACGGCGCCGCGGATGCGCGAGCGGATGCCGTCCACTCGCTCGGCGAGGTCGGCGTGCGCCGCGCGCCCGGCCTCGGTGAGCTCCCAGGCGCCGGGCTCGCCGGCGACCCAGCCCCGCTCGACGAGCGGGAGCATGCGGTCGGGTCGCGCCTCGAGCTTGGCGCGGAGTCGGTCGTCTCGGACCTCGCCCCCCAGGAGGTTGAGCACGCGCCAGTCGCGGCGGGTGACCTCGAGGTCGGCGAAGGCCGTCTCGAACTCGCGGTCGATGAGCCGATCGAGGGCGGTGAGCCAGAAGCCGAGCGGGCGGCCGGCGCCGTCGGTCGTCGAGTCGGGGGCAGGGCCGTCGGGCCGCTCGTCGGAGACGGAAGCGTCGCGCTGGGGCTGGTCGTCGGGCTGGGCCGTGTCGGGGTGATCGTGGTGGTTCATGGGAATCCTCTCGTGGCCGGACTGCTCGTCGCGTGTGGCGCGGCGTCCGGCGGTCGTCGTCGCCCGTTCGGGCGGTGCATGTCGTGTGACATGTATATGCATCATGACATGCATTCCGAGTCCATGTCAAGTGACATGTATCATGGGTGCATGGCCGAATCGTCTCGTGGCGCATCCGACACCGATCCGGTCGACCTCATCGAGCAGTCCCTGGCGGCGCTGCGGCGCGGCGGACGCCATCCAGGCGGCCCGCATGAACGCGGCCATGACCACGGGCCGCACGCGCACGGCGGTGAGCACGGCCGTGCCGGCCGGTCGCCGTGGGGAGCTGGTCCAGGCGGACCGCCGTGGGGGTCGGGCCGACCCGGCAGCGGGAGCGGCGAGCCGGGTCCCGGCACCCCACCTTGGGTGCGTGGCGGGCCGCGCGGGGCGTGGGAGTTCCGAACCGGCCCGATGGCGAGCCTGCGCCTCCTGGCCACGCTGCATGCCGCCGACCGCGCGATGTCGGTGACCGAGCTCGCGGCGGCGATCGGCGTCGACCAGCCTCGCGCGAGTCGCCTCGTCCAGGCCGCGGCGAACGACGGCCTGGTCGAGCGCGAGGCCGATCCCGATGACGCCCGGCGCACGCGGATCCGACTCACCGATTCCGGGCGCGCGGCCGTCCACGACGCCACGTCGCATCGACGGGGGGCCATCGAGGCGGCGCTCGAGGGGTTCACCGACGAGGAGCGCGCACAGTTCGCGACGCTCTTCGCGCGGTTCGCGCGCGGCCTGCACGGCCGGCGCCCGTGACGCCGTTGCTCAGTTGAGCAGGAACGGGAGACACCGCTGCACATTCGCTGGCCGGGCATGAACGTCTCGTGACGCGGCTTCCCCAGCGACGGGCCCTTCCCTAGGCTGACGCGCGTCCGGGGGGTCACGGTGGCCGCGCCGGGTGCGTGAGGAGCCCCCGATGAAACGTCGTCTACATCGTCCCGCCGTCGCCGTCGCGACCGCTTCACTGCTCGCCGTCGGGCTCGCCGCTGCACCGGCCACGATCGCGCATGCCGCGACGCCCACAGAGCTGTTCATCAGCGAGTACATCGAGGGCAGTTCGAACAACAAGGCCATCGAGATCGCGAACCTCACGGGAGCGCCCATCGACCTCGGTGCCGGAGACTACGACCTGAAGATCTCCTTCAACGGCTCCGCGACCGTCGGACTCACCATCCCATTGACGGGAACGGTGGCCCCGGGTGACGTGCACGTCGTCGCGCACGGCTCGGCGAACGCGACCATCCTCGCGGCGGCCGACCAGACCAACAGCGCCGGATGGTACAACGGCGACGACGCCGTCATGCTGACGAAGGCGGACGCGGTCGTCGACGCGCTCGGCCAGAGCGGATTCGACCCCGGCACGGAGTGGGGGTCGGGGCTGGTCTCCACCGCCGACAACACGCTGCGCCGCGGTGACGCCTATTGCCAGGGCGACACCGACCCGGGCGATCCATTCGACCCGACCGTCCAGTGGACCGGTTTCGCAAGCGACACCTTCGACGGGCTCGGCACGCACTCGGCGACCTGCGAGACTCCGCCGCCGCCGCCCCAAGCGGACTGCGATGCCGACATCGTGACCATCGGGTCCGTGCAGGGCAGCGGCACGGCGACGCCGGTCGCCGGCCAGACCGTGCGCGTCGAGGGTGTCGTCGTGGGCGACTTCCAGGCGTCCGGCGGCCTGGGCGGGTTCTTCCTGCAGGACGCCGGCGACGGTGACCCCGCGACCTCCGACGGCATCTTCGTGCTCTCGTCTGAGCCCGTCGAGGTCGGTGACCCCGTCCACGTCGTCGGCACGGCCGGTGAGAACTTCGGTGCGACGCGCATCTCCGCGATCGACGCGGCGATCTGCCCCGACGGCGTCGAGCTGCCCGGGCCAGTCGAGCTCGAGCTGCCGGTGCAGCCCTCGACCTCCGAGTCGCTCGAGGGCATGTACGTGACCATGCCGCAGACGCTCACGATCCTGGAGTACTTCGAGTTCGACCGCTTCGGCGAGATCGTGCTCGGTACGGAACGCCAGATCCAGCCGACCGCCATCTACGACCCGGGCTCGGCCGCTGCGATCGCGCTCGCCGCCGAGAACGCGGCGAACCGGATCACCGTCGACGACGGTCGCAGCGAGTCGAACCCCGACCCCGCGATCCACCCGAACGGTGAGGAGTTCACCCTCGAGAACACGTTCCGCGGCGGCGACCTCGTCTCCGACGTCACCGGCGTCCTCGACTTCGCGTTCGGCAAGTGGCGGATCCAGCCGACGCAGGGCGCGAACTACGAGGCGGTCAACGAGCGCCCCGAGGTCCCCGAGGTCGGCGGCGACTTCACCGTCGCGAGCTTCAACGTGCTGAACTACTTCACGACGCTCGATTCGCGTGGGGCCGCGACCCAGGAGGAGTTCGACCGGCAGGAGGCGAAGATCGTGGCGGCGCTCGCCGAGATCGACGCCGACGTGTTCGGCCTGATCGAGATCGAGAACAACGGCGACACGGCCGTCGGCACGCTGGTGCAGGCGCTCAACGACGCGGTCGGCCCCGACACCTACCGGTTCATCTCGACCGGGGTGGTCGGAA is a window encoding:
- a CDS encoding ExeM/NucH family extracellular endonuclease; translation: MKRRLHRPAVAVATASLLAVGLAAAPATIAHAATPTELFISEYIEGSSNNKAIEIANLTGAPIDLGAGDYDLKISFNGSATVGLTIPLTGTVAPGDVHVVAHGSANATILAAADQTNSAGWYNGDDAVMLTKADAVVDALGQSGFDPGTEWGSGLVSTADNTLRRGDAYCQGDTDPGDPFDPTVQWTGFASDTFDGLGTHSATCETPPPPPQADCDADIVTIGSVQGSGTATPVAGQTVRVEGVVVGDFQASGGLGGFFLQDAGDGDPATSDGIFVLSSEPVEVGDPVHVVGTAGENFGATRISAIDAAICPDGVELPGPVELELPVQPSTSESLEGMYVTMPQTLTILEYFEFDRFGEIVLGTERQIQPTAIYDPGSAAAIALAAENAANRITVDDGRSESNPDPAIHPNGEEFTLENTFRGGDLVSDVTGVLDFAFGKWRIQPTQGANYEAVNERPEVPEVGGDFTVASFNVLNYFTTLDSRGAATQEEFDRQEAKIVAALAEIDADVFGLIEIENNGDTAVGTLVQALNDAVGPDTYRFISTGVVGTDEITTALIYKPSAVSPVGKYAKLDSTVDQRFDDDANRPALAQTFADVETGEEITVVVNHLKSKGSACAGDPDLGDGQGNCNLTRTAAAEAMVDWLAAGPTGAEPGRELIIGDLNSYDKEDPIDVLVEAGYTDLLLREQGEEAYSYVFDGQVGYLDYALVGPALLPKVTGASDWAINADEPDLLDYTMQFKRPAQDAIFAPDAYRSSDHDPVLVGFDFIAPELEVTADPGLTFPPNAQWRTVAFDVDATDDSGEVDAEIVDTTAEGHKAEIRVISDTEVEVLARQGAVYTVTFEATDPYGNTTTEVVTIRVLP